CTCGAAGATCGCCTTCATCTGCGGATCGCGTTCGTCACCATACTCGGCCCTTCGCAGATCCACTCGATAGCCCGCAGTCTTCTCCAGAAAGGTGATAAAATTGGCGATCCCGACAACATCAATCCCGGCTCTGATTCGGTCACCAAAGTGAGTCAGGGATGCCAGCGTCATGTATCCACCATATGAGCCCCCCGCGACCGCCACGCGTGACGCATCGAGTTCCGGTTGCTGCGCAATCCAGTCGAGCAGTGCGCCGATATCCTTGACGCTATCTTCGCGTTTTTCGGCGTTGTCGAGTTTCAGATAGGTCTTTCCATAGCCGCTCGAACCACGCACATTCGGACAGATCACCGCGATGCCCAGTTCGTTCACGTAATACTGAAAGATCGGTGAGAAAAACGGCTGGTACTGCGATTCGGGGCCGCCGTGAATGCTGATCAACACCGGCAACCGCGCCGCGCTGGATGTCGCAGCCACTGCGGTACGCGGCTGGAAGTAATAGGCCGGAATCATTCGTCCGTCGAACGATTTGAATTGAATGCGCGAGGGTGTGACAAAGTTCTCGGGATTCAAGCCTCCGACTTCACTGTAGGTCCACCGGGTCAATTCGCCCGTGTCGAGCTGCATCGAGAACGCGTCAGGTGGCAAGTCGGCGCGCGCCAAGGTGAAACCCAGCCGCTTTCCATCGGGCGAAAACCGCATTCCCGAAACGATTCCCAGCGGAAGCTTCAGATCACGCCGCGGCGCATGCTCGTTCGGCAGCAGAAACAGCCGCGTCGCGCCGTCGTCATTCACCGCGAACGCCACCTGGCCTGAATCGGCATGAATTTCGATATCCGACACATTCCAGGGGATATCGGCCGTCAACCACTCGTACTTCCGCGTCGCCAGATCGAACCGTGCCAATCGGTTGAACTCACTTCCGCCATCGGTGGCAATCAAAATCGATTTGCCGTCGGGAGCAATCGCCATCGGTCCGACCGAGGCTTTTTCGTCTGTCGCCAGCGGCAGATCTGTGCGTTCCCCCGTCGCAACGTTCAGCAAGGCAGGATACGATTCGTTGGCCGACACGTATCGGGACAGCAGTATGAACTTGCCATCGCGCGACCAGTCATACGCCTGCCAGGTCTGCTTTTCGACCTGCATCAGCAGGACCATCGAGTCAGGCTTTCGTGGATCGGCGAGATACAGGTCGCTGTCGCGGCCGTTCCGCTGGTTACTGCTGATCACGACCTGCGAACCGTTATCGCGAATCGCGCCCAATTGATTTCGTGATTTCCCATCCGTCAGCAACCGCGTTTCGAACTTCCGGCGGTCGAACAAGTAAACCTGATCATTCTCGTTACCGCCGCTGTCCATCGTCATCAAGATGGCACCATCGGTCGCCTGCGGAATGAACATTCCCGACACCGGCTCGTTGTAGAAGGTGATCTGTTCACGACGGCCCGCGGGTTCATACACGCGATGCAACTGCGACGAATTTCCGAATCGCGTATTGATCAGAATTCCCGTCCCATCCGGCGCCCATCCCCGAAACGCCGCACCGCGAACACTCTGATACTGTGCCAGCTTTGCAAAGATTTCGGCCGGTACGACGGGAACCTCGCGCGCGTCGATGGCACCCGGTCGACGTGGATCGACCACACCTTGGCCGCCGGGCCCCTCCGCCGCAGCCAGGAAATGCCCAGCCAGAAGCACCGCAAGCAGACTTTGCAGCCAGATCTTCATTTTTGAACCCTTACTTTCAAAATCGTCGACGATAGGCTCGGTACAGTGGAAGCGTAACGGACGGCAAAGGTGATTTCGAATGAACCGGCCTCAAGTAAGGATTTCGGAAAACCTGAGGTGGCCCTTCAAACTCGTCCGATTGCAAACCATTACTCTAGAAGATCTTTCGGCATCTATTCCGACTTGACCGATTTCCCTATAGAATTGAGTGTCTCAGCCTGAAACGCGGACAACCGGTCCGTGAATCGAGTTTTTTTTGCCAACAACCTTCCTTCTGTTCTGATCGCCCATGTTTGACCAGCGATTCATTCGTAATTTCTCGATTATTGCTCACATCGACCACGGCAAGAGCACGCTCGCCGACCAATTGCTCCTCAAGAGTGGGGCGATCACGCAGCGCGAATTCCGCGAACAGATCCTGGATGACCTGAAGGTCGAGCGCGAACGCGGGATCACCGTGAAGGCGCGTGCGGTCGCCATCAATTACACGGTCGATGGGCAAGAATACGAGCTGAACCTGATCGACACACCCGGTCACGTCGATTTCCACTACGAAGTCTCGCGTAGCCTGGCGGCGTGCGAAGGGGCGTTGCTGCTGGTCGATGCGTTCCAGGGGGTCCAAGCCCAAACAGTTGCCAACGCCTATGCGGCCCTGAATGTGGACCTGGAAATCATTCCGGCCCTGAACAAGATCGACTTGCCCGTCACACGAATCGACGAAGTTCTGGAAGAAATTGAGACCGTTGTCGGCTTGGATACAGAAGGTTGTCTTCGTGTCAGCGGCAAGGCCGGAATTGGCATCGAAAGTGTCTTTGACGCGATCATCAAACGGATTCCTGCCCCCGCAGGCAAGCTCACCGATCCACTTCGCGCGCTCGTCTTCGACAGCAAATATGATCACTACCGTGGGGTCGTGACCTATGTGCGAATTAAAGAAGGTTCGATTCGCAAAGGTCAGAAGGTCTACTTCATGAAGGCTGGAACGGCCCATGAAGTTCTCGAACTGGGTCAGTTCCGGCCCGAGATGGTTCCGTGCGACGACCTGGGGCCCGGCCAGGTGGGTTACATCGTCACCGGAATCAAGGTCCTGGGCAATGTCCACGTCGGCGATACCGTGACCGACTTCCACAATCGTGCGCCAATCCCACTGCCGGGCTATGAAATCCCACAGCAGATGGTGTTTTGCGGGATGTACCCGATCGACGCCACCGATTTTGAGCGGCTCCGCGAAGAGCTGCAAAAGATGAGTCTGAACGACGCCAGTTTTTCATTCGCGCCGGATACGTCCGAGGCACTCGGTTTCGGTTTCCGTTGTGGCTTCCTAGGCATGCTGCACATGGAAATCATCCAGCAGCGTCTGGAGCAGGAAGCCGACGTCGACCTGATTCAAACCGCTCCCAACGTGACTTATCAATTGAAATTGCGCGGGGGCGAAGTCGCTCTGATCGACAACCCGCAACAAGTTCCCGATTCGGGTCAGATCGAGGAATTCGGAGAGCCGATCGCCAAGGTCGTCTTTATTCTTCCCTCGGACCGGATCGGTCCGATCATGCAACTCTGCTCCGATCGACGTGGTGTCTACAAAACGACGGAATTTCTCGGCCCACATCGAGCCCAGGTGATCTACGAACTGCCGCTCGCCGAAATCGTCTTCGACATGTACGACAAGCTGAAAAGTATCACCGCGGGCTATGGTACGATGAACTACGAAGTCATTGGTTATCGCCACGCCGATCTGGTGAAGATGGATATTCTCGTGAAGGGGGAAAAGGTCGACGCCCTTGCCTGTATCGTCCATCGCAGCCAAGCCGAACGACGCGGACGCGCCCTGTGCAAGAAGCTGAAAGAAGAAATCTCGCGACATCAGTTCGAGATCCCAATTCAGGCGGCACTCAGCGCTCGCATTATCGCTCGCGAGACGATTTCCGCGATGCGAAAAGATGTGACGGCGAAGTGCTATGGCGGTGACATTAGCCGAAAGCGCAAGCTGCTCGAAAAGCAAAAAGAAGGCAAGAAGCGGATGAAGCAATTCGGCCAGGTCGAAATTCCGCAGAAGGCCTTCCTGTCAGTCCTGGACGCAAACAAAGACGACTGACGTCAGGCGAACGGCACTGTCAGCCCGGTCTGATTGAAGTGTGTTGAAGACGCGTCTGCAAATCGAATCTTCGTTGATGGAGTTCGGAGGCCACTCAACGCTGTCACGTACGTGCATGCATCACGTTGTGAGGTCTTTCGTCAGGAACGAGGAAGGACGTGCTCGCTGGCCGCCCGATTCAACCGACAACCACTGCGGATTGTATCAGGCCGCATGACATATTCAGTAGTCGTTCACGGCATGGACCGTTCGGGCCAAGGGCCGGAGCCTCAACTGGTCACCCGACTTATCGACCAGGTAGAGCTCGATTCCGTTCGACGCGGTTTTGATGACCGACTCCGGCAGGAGGAATTCGAAGGCCAGATTCGTATGATCGGTTCGATACGACGTTCCCGTATCAACGATCGTGCCATCTACGGCAATGACCAGGTCGGCTTGAGCCTCTGGCAAATCGGCCGGCTTGAGCTCCCCCATCACTAGGCATGCGACTGTTTGCGATGGTTCGAAACGTTCCCATGAAGACCCCGCCTTGAGCGGATTGAGGGGCAGAAATGGAACGGGCCGAGCATCGATCACAAAGTCGCTCAAGGGGCGGTTGAGCCATTCCGGATGGCTGATCGATTCCCGGGCCGGTTGCTCAAGTTGCCGATCACCGAATAATTCGGCCTGACGCTTCACGGCTGCGGCGCGCTGAGGCACATTCGGTTCGATGATCGTCGTATTTCGATCCAGGTAAAGCGTCTTTCGCAGCCGGGCAGGCTCGCTTAGCACCGAACTTCCGTCAACCGGCGCTGGTAGCTCAACCCCCAAGACTTCGGCAATCGTGGGCAGGACATCGACGGACTCAACATTTCGATCACTGATCTCACCGGCGGATTGTCCCGGGAATTTGATGAACAAGGGAACGCTCAGGATTTCAGGCAGAGTTTCCGCATCGGGAAGACGTCGCGAATGACCGGGCCGGAACGAGACTCCGTGATCGCCGGTAACAACAAGCAGACAGCGATCCAAAATATTGGCCTCTTGTAGCCGATCAAGAATCTTTCCGATGAATTGGTCGAGGTAACCCGCCTGAGCCCGATAGCGCTGCTGATTCCGATACACGATGGGCGGATCGTCATGCCAGTCTTCCCCCAATTCGCCCGTCGCCCCTGTAGGAAAGCGCCACTGCGACGTCTCGGCCAGATACTGATCGCCACTGGGCATAAAGCACCAGGGATGGTGCGGAAACACTGTATGCAGGAAACAGAAACGGGGACGATCCGAACCTTTGAGGCAGCGAAGAAAGTGCTCGAGTTGGATGCGCCGATCTTCGCTACCCGGGTAGTTAAATACCCCTTCGGTCATCTGCTGTCGTTCGATGTATCGCTGGGTCGAAACGTCCCTCACCCCAAACCAGGTGCGGGGGATCGTGGGAAAGGGAATTGGAGTATCGGACGTGAAGATGAGACGAGGATAGACCGTCGCCAGCGTGTGCAACAATTCCACGCAGCGACCGGCAACGCCCGCCTGGACGGCGCGAACGTGCTTGACGGGTTCGGGGCTGAGTCGTGCAACCGGCTCAAACACCGCGGTTTCGTAGGATTTCGTCGAGTCAATGATCTGCAGTAAGTTGCCAGGGTACTCGGCGGCGAGCGGTGATCGAACCGTTGTCGGGAAGACCCCGGACAACAACGTGGGAACGGCAACATCGGTTCGCGGATGGTTCGTCGTCATGTTGCGGTACCAGGTCGACATTCCTGCCAGCCGCGCGAACTGCGGAAATCGAGCGGCATCAATTTCCATCTGCTTATCCATCAACGTCACCGAAGTGAACTCGTCCAGGATGACCATCACGACGGGAACGGGATTCTGGATCGCCAATGCGCCCTCGAGCGATCTCTCGGCCCGAACGATCGCCTGAAACTGCCACACGAACATGACGGGAAACACAAGGATTCCCACTGACGCGAACGTCAGCCAGGCTTTCATCCAACCGGTTCGCACATAAAGAAGCGTCAGCGCAACTGCAGTGGGAACGGCGATGGACAGCGCCAGAATCCCTCCAAGACCTGCGAAGACTAGCCACTCTGCGGCCACATAAGGTCGCAGCAGCGACAACACAAAAATGTTAAACAGCACGGTGACGACCACGTCACGACCGTATCCGTTCGTGCGACGCGACCATCGCGCGGCAAGTTGATCCAGAAGCACCACAATCACAGGGATGACCAGCACCAGCGCCAACAACATCACCCCGATTTCGAGCGTACTGAATTGTTGATCATGGATGTAGACCGTTTGACGTGAGAATGCCGTGAGCAGCGGCCCACTGACCGCAAAGCTACACAACGTGAACAGATGCATCGTTCGCACGCTGATCAGGTTCGAGCGTTCAATGTTCGCAGCGGTCCTTGTCGACATCATCACTCAATCAATGCTCCTGCTTTTGCTCGCCAAAAGATGGAAAAGCGAATCTCAGTTCCAAAGAAGCGCCGCGTGTTGACACACCGTCGTGTGAGACGCATCCAACCGTCGGCTATCTGCTAACCGCGGCGCGCGGCACGGCGTGGTAGATGGTCCGTTCGCCCGATGGCAGAGCGGCCTGGCGGCAAATCTCGAAGTGTTTGACCAGTTCCGATTCGAGGCATTCTTGCGAATAGTCCACGTACTGATCCCGTTTGTTTCGCAGTAACGCCCGGACCATCGCATCTTGCTTGGAAGGAAATTCAAGCACCAATTCGGCCCCGATACCCGCCAGCCAGTCAATGACGTCTGGCAACGGAATGTTCGCAGCGAGGACCAAATGGTGAATCAACCCCAGACATAACACCAGATCCGGAGTTCCTCGATCCTCAAGTCGTTTTCGCTCGCGACCGCGCCACCCCTGCGCGGGAGAGGGATTTGCGAGCTCCACGCACAACGGCAGGATATTCGATTGCTTTGAACTCAACGATTCAAAGAGACGATCGATACAGGCATGATCCTGATCCATGGCCACGACGGTGTTCGCCGACTGTGCGGCAATCATCGAATATCGTCCATCGTTGCAACCCAGATCCCAGACCAGTTTGTGGACTTTTGCATGGCTGACCTGATGCACGAACTGACTCTTGAACTGCCCGTCCTCGGCGACGTGTGGCAGTGAATTGTCGTATCCTGTCCACTGGGTTTTTTCGGGCGACCATGACAATCGCTGGACCAGTTGCGTCAACTTCGAAAGCAATTGTTCGATCATGTTGGACTGAAATCCGCTCGACTTCAGATCGCGAACGGTGCTACTTCCTAATGCCTGCGTCTTTCGCTCAAGCACGGCCTGCAGCCATCCATTCGTCAGTACGCCGGGACGAGAAAAATCACGCCAGCGCAGCCACTGGAGGAACTGACGAGCCGAAATCCCTTCCAACTGACTCCGAAGAATCGGCTGGAAATGGACGCCACGGTAGGCCTGAATCATCAATGGGAACAGCATCAATTCGCAGAACTGACGATAGGCGCACCAAGGCTCACCCGCCACCAGAGGAGTAAACGATCCGATGTCGATAAAGATTTCCCGTGGCCCCAAAAACTGGACGTTGTAGGGTGACGCGTCTTTCAGAATGAGTCCGGATTTGACTGCCTCGGTCAGGATCTGCAGGTGCAGCAGCGCGGCCTTGCGCAGCATCCCGAACGACCACTCGTAGGGATAGCTGACGAACGGAATCGTTTCGTGCCGCAGGACTCCCACCACCTGATCTGGCAGTTGGAACTGCCGATACTCGTCCCACGGCACTTCATCCGTCGCGACAATCCGCTGCCCCGCGACCAGTCGCTGAAAGAACGGTTCATTCGAGGCGTGACGCCACGCAGACAGCGATTCGACATTCAGGCTGCGATAAACCTGACCGTCCCGAACGAAGACTCGCGACGTTCGGTCCCGAAATGATCCAGGCTCATAATTCACCGCGTTTGATTCGGAAATGGAATCTGAATTTCGTGCGAACTCGACATTGCGGTTGGAGTGGCTCGATTGCCGAGAAACTGCATCCATAAGTATCGTCCGACGACAGCGATCCCTCCGAATCCACCCACGAGCGCTTGAAGTAATAAACTTCCGGCGCTCGGATCAAAGTACGCGAACATGAGGTTCATCTGTCACCCTTCCCGTAAGCAGGCATCTTTTCGTAAGGTAATCTGCGGGCGCGTGTGCTCGAACAACGCTTATTTAAACAACGGACAGGGCAGGAAAGTTTCGATGCAGAAATTCTGGCTGCCACTCCTGTCGCAATGCGTCGACAAGATTTCTAGCGTATGAACGTTAAAAGAAGATTGAACTGCGCAGAATTCATAAAGGCTTCAGGTAAACACCTGAACAGAACCAAACGACTACCTATCGATGAGTCTAATTTTGCGACAATTCTGATCCGTCGATTGCGTACTTGGCGGAATACAATAGTCATAGATTTCTTTCATGACATTTTCGTTACGCTCACGATTCCTTTATCGAGTACGAGCGATGCATCGCAACTTCAACATCTTCGCGTTTTTTTTGTGCACAATTTGCGCAATTTCCCTGCCTGAAGAATCATTCGGCCAATCGAAGAAACCACCGGCCGTGCGAAAGCCGAAGTCAACTGGCAAGGCGGAAACGCAACCTGTGTCGGCTTCGATCGAAGTCTACGAATCGAAGAATTTTCGGTTGCAGACCGATCTCTCTGCCGCGGCAGCGAACGAACTGTTGGAACGGCTGGAAAAGATGATCGAACTTGTCTCACGCTATTACGGACAACCGAAC
This Schlesneria paludicola DSM 18645 DNA region includes the following protein-coding sequences:
- a CDS encoding S9 family peptidase, whose translation is MKIWLQSLLAVLLAGHFLAAAEGPGGQGVVDPRRPGAIDAREVPVVPAEIFAKLAQYQSVRGAAFRGWAPDGTGILINTRFGNSSQLHRVYEPAGRREQITFYNEPVSGMFIPQATDGAILMTMDSGGNENDQVYLFDRRKFETRLLTDGKSRNQLGAIRDNGSQVVISSNQRNGRDSDLYLADPRKPDSMVLLMQVEKQTWQAYDWSRDGKFILLSRYVSANESYPALLNVATGERTDLPLATDEKASVGPMAIAPDGKSILIATDGGSEFNRLARFDLATRKYEWLTADIPWNVSDIEIHADSGQVAFAVNDDGATRLFLLPNEHAPRRDLKLPLGIVSGMRFSPDGKRLGFTLARADLPPDAFSMQLDTGELTRWTYSEVGGLNPENFVTPSRIQFKSFDGRMIPAYYFQPRTAVAATSSAARLPVLISIHGGPESQYQPFFSPIFQYYVNELGIAVICPNVRGSSGYGKTYLKLDNAEKREDSVKDIGALLDWIAQQPELDASRVAVAGGSYGGYMTLASLTHFGDRIRAGIDVVGIANFITFLEKTAGYRVDLRRAEYGDERDPQMKAIFEKISPLNNADKILASLMVVHGKNDPRVPFFEAEQIAARVRQNGKSVWTVFANNEGHGFAKKDNVDYERAVEVLFLMKHLGLGQ
- the lepA gene encoding translation elongation factor 4 yields the protein MFDQRFIRNFSIIAHIDHGKSTLADQLLLKSGAITQREFREQILDDLKVERERGITVKARAVAINYTVDGQEYELNLIDTPGHVDFHYEVSRSLAACEGALLLVDAFQGVQAQTVANAYAALNVDLEIIPALNKIDLPVTRIDEVLEEIETVVGLDTEGCLRVSGKAGIGIESVFDAIIKRIPAPAGKLTDPLRALVFDSKYDHYRGVVTYVRIKEGSIRKGQKVYFMKAGTAHEVLELGQFRPEMVPCDDLGPGQVGYIVTGIKVLGNVHVGDTVTDFHNRAPIPLPGYEIPQQMVFCGMYPIDATDFERLREELQKMSLNDASFSFAPDTSEALGFGFRCGFLGMLHMEIIQQRLEQEADVDLIQTAPNVTYQLKLRGGEVALIDNPQQVPDSGQIEEFGEPIAKVVFILPSDRIGPIMQLCSDRRGVYKTTEFLGPHRAQVIYELPLAEIVFDMYDKLKSITAGYGTMNYEVIGYRHADLVKMDILVKGEKVDALACIVHRSQAERRGRALCKKLKEEISRHQFEIPIQAALSARIIARETISAMRKDVTAKCYGGDISRKRKLLEKQKEGKKRMKQFGQVEIPQKAFLSVLDANKDD
- a CDS encoding sulfatase-like hydrolase/transferase — its product is MMSTRTAANIERSNLISVRTMHLFTLCSFAVSGPLLTAFSRQTVYIHDQQFSTLEIGVMLLALVLVIPVIVVLLDQLAARWSRRTNGYGRDVVVTVLFNIFVLSLLRPYVAAEWLVFAGLGGILALSIAVPTAVALTLLYVRTGWMKAWLTFASVGILVFPVMFVWQFQAIVRAERSLEGALAIQNPVPVVMVILDEFTSVTLMDKQMEIDAARFPQFARLAGMSTWYRNMTTNHPRTDVAVPTLLSGVFPTTVRSPLAAEYPGNLLQIIDSTKSYETAVFEPVARLSPEPVKHVRAVQAGVAGRCVELLHTLATVYPRLIFTSDTPIPFPTIPRTWFGVRDVSTQRYIERQQMTEGVFNYPGSEDRRIQLEHFLRCLKGSDRPRFCFLHTVFPHHPWCFMPSGDQYLAETSQWRFPTGATGELGEDWHDDPPIVYRNQQRYRAQAGYLDQFIGKILDRLQEANILDRCLLVVTGDHGVSFRPGHSRRLPDAETLPEILSVPLFIKFPGQSAGEISDRNVESVDVLPTIAEVLGVELPAPVDGSSVLSEPARLRKTLYLDRNTTIIEPNVPQRAAAVKRQAELFGDRQLEQPARESISHPEWLNRPLSDFVIDARPVPFLPLNPLKAGSSWERFEPSQTVACLVMGELKPADLPEAQADLVIAVDGTIVDTGTSYRTDHTNLAFEFLLPESVIKTASNGIELYLVDKSGDQLRLRPLARTVHAVNDY
- a CDS encoding methyltransferase domain-containing protein, with the translated sequence MNYEPGSFRDRTSRVFVRDGQVYRSLNVESLSAWRHASNEPFFQRLVAGQRIVATDEVPWDEYRQFQLPDQVVGVLRHETIPFVSYPYEWSFGMLRKAALLHLQILTEAVKSGLILKDASPYNVQFLGPREIFIDIGSFTPLVAGEPWCAYRQFCELMLFPLMIQAYRGVHFQPILRSQLEGISARQFLQWLRWRDFSRPGVLTNGWLQAVLERKTQALGSSTVRDLKSSGFQSNMIEQLLSKLTQLVQRLSWSPEKTQWTGYDNSLPHVAEDGQFKSQFVHQVSHAKVHKLVWDLGCNDGRYSMIAAQSANTVVAMDQDHACIDRLFESLSSKQSNILPLCVELANPSPAQGWRGRERKRLEDRGTPDLVLCLGLIHHLVLAANIPLPDVIDWLAGIGAELVLEFPSKQDAMVRALLRNKRDQYVDYSQECLESELVKHFEICRQAALPSGERTIYHAVPRAAVSR